TCGCGTACCCTCCGCCCGCGGCGTGCCCCGCGTGCGGAGGCCGGGCGTTTGCGCGCGAGCGCCTCGCGGGACGGGCCGTCGTGGAGACATTCACGGTCATCGGACGCGGGGGGTCGCCCGGGGAGTTCGCCCCCGAGCAGGCCTTCGCGGGCGAGTACCCCGTCGCGGTCGTGCGTTTCGAGGAGGGTCCCCGGGTCACCGCGCGCCTCGCGGACGTGGAAACGGGCAGGATCGCGATCGGGCTCGAGGTGGAGCCTGCGCTGAGGCGCCTCTACCGGCAGCAGGGCGCCTGGCGCTACGGGCTCAAGTTCGTGCCAACCTCGTGAGCCTGAGCTTCAGTCGCGACGCTTCCGCCCTTCGCCCGCGAAGTCGCGCACGACGTCGCGGAACCAGGCATTGCGCGTGCGATAACCACGCTGGGCGAGCTTCCGGTCGAGCCTGTCGAGGAGATCCTCTTCGAGCCGGAAGAGCACCTGTTTCTCAGCCATCGGAACCCTCGATAGCAGCCTTGCGAGCAAAAGGGTGTCGCCTGCAGACGCGACAGCGACAGGTCCATGTCATGTCATCGCACGGGCGGGGCGCTGAAGCGTCTCCCGCATCGCCCGCTCGAGGAGCGGGACGGGGAGGGAGCCGGCCGCGACCAGGGCGTCGTGGAAGGCCCGCTCCGGCACCTCCGGCAGGCGGGCCGCGAGCGCCTCGATGGCCTTGCGCCCGAGATGGTAGGAGAGATTGTAGCCGGGTTCGAGCGTGTAGCGCTTGACCTCGGCCGTGGCCTCCTCGGCGGTCATCCCGGTTTCGCGCGCAAGGCGCGCCGCGGCCTCCTCGAACCGCAACCGCCCCGTGTGGAGGCCGACGTCGAGGACGACCCGCAGGGCGCGCCAATGGGCGTCCTTCGCCCGCACGAAGCGCTCCTTCGGCGAGGCCGTGAACCCGTGGCGGCCGAGGAGCCCCTCGCAATAGAGCGCCCAGCCTTCGATGGTCTCGGGCGCGCCGACGAGGGCACGCGCGAGGCTCGGGTTGCGGTTCGCGACGCTGAGCTGCAGATGGTGGCCGGGCCAGGCCTCGTGGACGGTGGTGTTCCGGATCTCCGCGTGGGGGAAGAGCGAGAGGTCGACCTTCGGCGTCACGAGGTACGTTCCCGCCGGCGCCTCGTCGAAGCGGGCGGGCTCGACGTAGGCCGCGAACGGGATGATGTGGCGGAGGTAGCTCGGGGTCTCCACGATCTCGAGCGGGACGTCGGGGACCGTCGCGAGGCCGCGGTCGGCGACGAAGGCGCGCGCGGCGTCGCAGGCCTCGCGGTGCGCCGCGACCACGCCTTCGAAGGTCGTCGCGTGGTCCCGCTTCGTGACCTCCCAGGCGGCGCGGACGGGGTCGGGGGGCGTTTCATGGCCCGCCTCGGCGAGCACCGTGAGAGCGGCTTCCTCGAGCGCGCTGCGCGTCGCCGCCGCTTCGCGCTCGCCGCGTTCGAGCACCGCGCGGGCGGGGCCCTCGATCATCCGGATGGCGAGCAGCTCGTCGAGCTTCTCCTCGCCGAGCGCGAACGAGCCCCGGGCGACGCCCTCGAGCGACCCGAGCCACCGCGCGTGGTCCTCGAGGGCGAGCCGGACCCCTTCGACCGCGCGCGCGAGGCGCGTCCCGGCGGGCGCCCCGCGCCCGGCGGAAAGGACGGCCTCGAGGAACGCGGGCGCGGATTCCACCGTTTCCGCCGCCGATTCGAGCCATACGGGCGGGACGTCGACGGCATCGACGCGCGCGCGCATCGCGACGAGCCAGGCGGGCGCCTGCTCGAGTCGCGCGGCCATCGCCTCGACCCGGGTCGCAAGCGGCCTCCGGGTCCGGATGAGGAGCGGGAAAACGTGGTCCATGAGGCGCATCGCGAAATCGGGATCGCGGCGCCAGCGTTCCTGGCGGTCGAGCCGGAATCGCGCGAGAAGGAGGACGTGCTCGAGGGCGGCGGCGTCGACGGAATCCTCGCCGAGGTCTTCGAGGGCGGCGAGCCAGCGCGCGACGTCGGCGCGTTCGCGGTCGATCTCGGCGCGGTCGGC
The sequence above is a segment of the Candidatus Thermoplasmatota archaeon genome. Coding sequences within it:
- a CDS encoding ribbon-helix-helix protein, CopG family, with amino-acid sequence MAEKQVLFRLEEDLLDRLDRKLAQRGYRTRNAWFRDVVRDFAGEGRKRRD
- a CDS encoding DUF885 domain-containing protein, coding for MSERFEALAREVFEATLARDPAWATQVGWRGLDHALAPADRAEIDRERADVARWLAALEDLGEDSVDAAALEHVLLLARFRLDRQERWRRDPDFAMRLMDHVFPLLIRTRRPLATRVEAMAARLEQAPAWLVAMRARVDAVDVPPVWLESAAETVESAPAFLEAVLSAGRGAPAGTRLARAVEGVRLALEDHARWLGSLEGVARGSFALGEEKLDELLAIRMIEGPARAVLERGEREAAATRSALEEAALTVLAEAGHETPPDPVRAAWEVTKRDHATTFEGVVAAHREACDAARAFVADRGLATVPDVPLEIVETPSYLRHIIPFAAYVEPARFDEAPAGTYLVTPKVDLSLFPHAEIRNTTVHEAWPGHHLQLSVANRNPSLARALVGAPETIEGWALYCEGLLGRHGFTASPKERFVRAKDAHWRALRVVLDVGLHTGRLRFEEAAARLARETGMTAEEATAEVKRYTLEPGYNLSYHLGRKAIEALAARLPEVPERAFHDALVAAGSLPVPLLERAMRETLQRPARAMT